The genomic region CCCGGCTTGTTAACCAGGCCGGCATCGATCCACCCCTTCAGGTCGGCGGCGGTGATCAGCGCGGTAGCGGTCTTGGTGGTAACTGTCTTCTCGGCGGGTGTGTCATAACTGGTGCCCCCGCAACCCCAGATGCTAAGAGCCGCAATGGCAACCATGCCAAAAAGCGCGGCCAGTAAAACTCTGCTCTTTTTCATCATCTTTTCCGACATACAACCTCCTTTGGATTAGGTGACTTTCGTTTTTTCCGAGCTGTGAGCCTTGCCCTCCTTTCCAATCATTTGCTCAATCAAATTATGAACCACAAGTTAAAAATAAATACAATTGCTGTCAAGCTTGCAGTGAGAGACATTATTATTGAGTATTAATTTAAAAATTGTTTTCGCGATAGACTGTCACGAGGACAAAGTGGAGAGAGAAACTGCATGTAGCTATAACTGCGATGTAATTGCACATACAGCATTTCAAAAAACTCCTGAGTTATCGTTGGATTCTGATTCGGGTTTATGACAGAATGCTTAAGCGAAAGTTTCGCATAGAGCCATGCGTTTAACGCATACCAATTATAGGTGGGCAATTTTATGCCAGTACACCTGAAGGTTGAAGCAATGCGCCCCTCCCTCCGTGAAACCCGCACGATTCGTGTTGCAATGCTATAGGAATAATTGCAATATACTCAAACGAAAGATTCTCATAAAATCATGACACTCTTGCATACCCTCTCCAGCGGAAAGCATTGAATGGATCTGGTAAACCTCAAAACGCTCATCGAGTCAGTGGAATGCGGCAGCTTTTCAAAAGCCGCCGAGACCCTGTGTGTGACCCAGTCCGCGGTTTCACGGCGCATAAAGATCCTTGAGGATCGTTACGGCCACCTGCTTCTTGACCGTAGCGGCCCGGTGCTGAAGCCGACACCTGTCGGGGAACTCCTTATCGAGAAGGCGCGCCAACTGTTGGAGCTGGAACAGGAGTTCGTGCACCAGATACAGGCGTTGAAACAGAAGAAAAAGATTTCCTTCTGCTGCACGCCCCCCTTCGGCATATCCTATCTCCCCGACATCTTCACCCGGTTCATGGCCGACAGTTCCCAGAACACCGAGCTGCAATTCGTGTTCGATATGCCCGAGGGGGCACTGAAGGGGCTCAGGGAACGGATCTTCGACCTGGTGCTCATCGAGTACTGCGAGGACCTGGACCTGCAGGAGTTCGATTCCTATCCCCTCCCAGACGACGAGATGGTCTTCGTCAGCGCCCCGGGGTACGGCATAGATGCCCCGCTGGTGGAGGTCGACGCCCTGCTTTCGCAGCGCCTTTACTGCAAGAAAAGCGGCTGCTGCGCGCGGCGCTTCCTGGAGAAGAGCATGCAAACTCTCGGGAGAGACGCGGCGGAATTCAGCAACACGGTGTTCTTCGACGACATCCCCTTCATCATCAGGGCAGTCATGGCCGGCGACGGCATCACCTTCATCTCCCGCAGCATCGTCGCCTCCTCCCTTGAGCGGGGCGAACTCATCTCGCATCAGGTCCAGGGGTTCGACCCCTCCCGCCCCCGGCGACTGGTGCTCAGGCGCGAATGCACGCTCGACCCCGCCCTCCTCGATTTCATCGAGGGGATCTTCCGGCATTTCTCCCTGGCGCCCCCGCCCCAGTTTTCCACCACGGTCTGAACCCCACCTGAATCAAACGCCCGATTCCCCCTTTTGCAGTACCCCTAAGCCTTGTCGCGCCCTTCACTTTAAAAAAATTAGTGATAGCATATTAAACTTCATTATTAACGAGTGCCCGTCATCCCCATGATGGGGCGAAAGCGGGTGGGCCATCTCTGACAAGGGGGAATGAGCAATGAGCGGAACCAGGAAAACCATGGACGGCAACACCGCGGCGGCGCACGTCGCCTACGCGCTGAGCGAGACCGCTGCCATCTACCCGATCACCCCCTCCTCCACCATGGGGGAGGTAGCCGACGAATGGGCGGCGCAGGGGCGCAAGAACGTCTTCGGGCAGGTGCTGAACATCAAGGAGCTGCAGTCGGAGGCGGGAGCGGCAGGCTCGGTGCACGGGTCGCTCGCGGCCGGAGCCCTCACCACCACCTTCACCGCCTCCCAGGGGCTTTTGCTCATGCTCCCCAACATGTACAAGATCGCCGGCGAGCAGCTCCCGGGCGTGTTCCACGTCTCGGCCCGCGCCGTCGCCACCCACGCGCTCTCCATCTTCGGCGACCATCAGGACGTGATGGCGGCCCGCCCCACCGGCTTCGCCCTGCTCTGTTCCTCCTCGGTGCAGGAGGTGATGGACCTGGCCCTGGTGGCGCACCTGGCGGCCCTGGAGGGGAGCATCCCGTTCCTGCATTTCTTCGACGGTTTCCGAACCTCCCACGAGGTGCAGAAGATCGAGGTGATCGAGTACGAGGAGATGGCGAGGCTTTTGAACCGGGAGAAGCTGGCATCCTTCCGCGCCAAGGCGATGAACCCGGAACACCCGGAGCTGCGCGGCACGGCCCAGAACCCCGACATCTATTTCCAGGGGAGGGAGCGGGCAAACCCCATGTACCAGGCGCTTTCCGCCGTGGTGACCCAGACCATGGACAGGGTGAGGCTTTTGACCGGCAGGCACTACCGTCTCTTCGACTACATAGGGCACGCCGAGGCGGACCGGGTCATCGTCACCATGGGCTCATCCTGCGAGACCGCCGAGGAGGTGGTGCGCTACCTAAACGGCGCCGGCGAGAAGGTGGGGCTCGTCAAGGTGAGGCTTTACCGCCCCTTCGACGCTGGGGCGCTCCTCTCGGTGATCCCGGCGTCGGCTGGCAAGATCACGGTGCTCGACCGTACCAAGGAGCCGGGGTCTCTGGGCGAGCCGCTCTACCAGGACGTCTGCACCGCCTTCATGGAGCGCGGCGGCGCGGTTCCCGAACTCTACGCCGGGCGCTACGGGCTGGGCTCCAAGGAGTTCCGGCCGGTGCACGTGAAGAGCATCTTCGACAACATGAACGGCTCGCCGGGCAAGCGCCACTTCACCGTGGGGATCACCGACGACGTGAGCCACAGCTCGCTCCCGGCGCAGGGGACCCTCGCCACCACGCCGGAGGGAACCATCCAGTGCCGCTTCTGGGGGATGGGTGCGGACGGCACCGTCGGGGCCAACAAGGCAGCGATCAAGATCATCGGCGACAACACCGACCTCTACGTGCAGGCCTACTTCTCCTACGACTCCAAGAAGTCGGGCGGGATCACCGTCTCCCACCTGCGCTTCGGCGAAAGCCCGATCCAGTCCACCTACCTCGTCGACGCTGCCGACTTCATCTCCTGCCAGAAAGCGCCCTACGTGCAGATCTACGACCTTTTGGAGGGGATCAAGGAGGGTGGGACCTTTCTGTTGAACTCCCCCTGGAACACGGTGGAGGATATGGAGCGGCACCTCCCCGCGAGCATGCGGCGAGACATCGCGAGGAAGAAGGTGCGCCTTTACAACGTGGACGCCATCCGCATCGCCTCCGCCGCCGGGCTCGGCGGCCGCATCAACATGATCATGCAGACCGCCTTCTTCAAGCTCTCTGGGGTGCTCCCCTTCGAGCGGGCCGTGGAGCTCCTCAAGGACTCAATCCGCAAGGAGTACGGCCGCAAGGGTGACCAGGTGGTCGAGATGAACCTGGGCGCCGTCGACCTCGCGGTGCAGAGCCTGGTGCAGATCGATTATCCGGAGTCCTGGCGCGACGCCGACGACCAAAACGGGCTGGACTTCCGCCTCTCGCAGCAGATGCCCG from Citrifermentans bremense harbors:
- the nifJ gene encoding pyruvate:ferredoxin (flavodoxin) oxidoreductase, which codes for MSGTRKTMDGNTAAAHVAYALSETAAIYPITPSSTMGEVADEWAAQGRKNVFGQVLNIKELQSEAGAAGSVHGSLAAGALTTTFTASQGLLLMLPNMYKIAGEQLPGVFHVSARAVATHALSIFGDHQDVMAARPTGFALLCSSSVQEVMDLALVAHLAALEGSIPFLHFFDGFRTSHEVQKIEVIEYEEMARLLNREKLASFRAKAMNPEHPELRGTAQNPDIYFQGRERANPMYQALSAVVTQTMDRVRLLTGRHYRLFDYIGHAEADRVIVTMGSSCETAEEVVRYLNGAGEKVGLVKVRLYRPFDAGALLSVIPASAGKITVLDRTKEPGSLGEPLYQDVCTAFMERGGAVPELYAGRYGLGSKEFRPVHVKSIFDNMNGSPGKRHFTVGITDDVSHSSLPAQGTLATTPEGTIQCRFWGMGADGTVGANKAAIKIIGDNTDLYVQAYFSYDSKKSGGITVSHLRFGESPIQSTYLVDAADFISCQKAPYVQIYDLLEGIKEGGTFLLNSPWNTVEDMERHLPASMRRDIARKKVRLYNVDAIRIASAAGLGGRINMIMQTAFFKLSGVLPFERAVELLKDSIRKEYGRKGDQVVEMNLGAVDLAVQSLVQIDYPESWRDADDQNGLDFRLSQQMPDYMREMVFPILRQKGDDLPVSSFSPDGVFPFSTARFEKRGVAINVPEWIKENCIQCNQCSYICPHATIRPFLATEEELSRAPGSFETIPANAKEIKGHGFRIQVYTLDCMGCGNCADICPAKVPALVMKPIDTQSEVQEQNRRFAETLSPKGHLMKRSSVIGSQFQQPLLEFSGACSGCGETPYARIVTQLFGERMMVANATGCSSIWGASAPVSPYCANAEGHGPAWNNSLFEDAAEFGFGYHMAISQRRALLADQVRHAVNSLPDGELREELSGWLQGMMDPELSRRHGDRLKALLPQAGNNELLQQILASADLFTKKSIWIYGGDGWAYDIGFGGLDHVISTGEDVNLLVLDTELYSNTGGQCSKATQLGAIARFAAAGKRTSKKDLGRMAMTYGYVYVASIAIGADKNQTLKALAEAEAYPGPSLIIAYSTCINQGLRKGMGKSIEESKLAVKSGYWPLYRYNPLLKLEGKNPFILESKEPDGSLAEFLSGEVRYQALEKQNPEVARELRQQMEQEARERFRVLREMADWQPSAGDVPKEGGRSHDHVPAAAGATEEPAPVCVSATSDPRYSRPGQPEDECDDGRAGIDKKIKE
- a CDS encoding LysR family transcriptional regulator: MDLVNLKTLIESVECGSFSKAAETLCVTQSAVSRRIKILEDRYGHLLLDRSGPVLKPTPVGELLIEKARQLLELEQEFVHQIQALKQKKKISFCCTPPFGISYLPDIFTRFMADSSQNTELQFVFDMPEGALKGLRERIFDLVLIEYCEDLDLQEFDSYPLPDDEMVFVSAPGYGIDAPLVEVDALLSQRLYCKKSGCCARRFLEKSMQTLGRDAAEFSNTVFFDDIPFIIRAVMAGDGITFISRSIVASSLERGELISHQVQGFDPSRPRRLVLRRECTLDPALLDFIEGIFRHFSLAPPPQFSTTV